TGCCGCCGGCAGAAAGGCCCATCGTGACGTCGAAGACGACGGTCGTGGCCGACGCCGAGCGCGGCCGCACGAGCAGTTCGAGTGTGCTGATCGTCTCGTCGGCCAGGTCATCCAGATCCGTCACCTCGATCGCCGTGCCGCTCGCGCGGTCGGGCGTATACAGCCGGATCTCGGGTGGGGGCGAACTGTCGCCCTCAACCGGGGAGACGACAGCGACCTGTGGAGGCGTTTCTGCCTCGGGCAGCCACACCCGAAGTTCGACCGACTCGACGGTCGTCCCCTCGCGGTGCCAGATCTCGGTCCGGAGCGGGATCACACCGTCCGCAACCGCGCCGTCGACGCCGAAATGGCCGATCTCGGATCCCTCGTCACTGAAGTGAATGCTGGCTCGACCCTGGCCATCCGAGTGACGGGTCGGATTCGAGAGCATTTGCTCGGTACCCAATGTGCCACAACCCGCAGTCGCCGTGACACCGGCGGCACCCGCAGTCGTGAGGAAACGACGCCTACGCATACCGGTCCTCCGGTCGCGACCCACGGAGAGGTGAGATTGGCTGAGACAAATCCCCAAGCGGTGATTCAATCAGCGCTACCTTCGTCATGTGTGGCGGTCAAACGGATCGGTCAAAAACCTGGTTCACGATCAAACGTCGATTTGAGCGACCGACGCCGATCCAACGTCCCGTCAGTGGACGTATCGCTTCAGGAACGCGGCGATCATCGCTTTGCCGTGGTCGGTCAATATACTCTCCGGATGGAACTGGACACCGACATGTGGCTTCGATCGATGCCGGACACCCATGACAACTGATCGTTCGTCGTCGGTGTGGGCGGTCTCGACGAGACAGCCTGGCAAGTCATCGTGGTCGACCGCAAGCGAGTGATACCGCCCCACGTCGAAACCCTGGGGCAAGTCGGTGAAGACGCCCTCGCCATCGTGAGAGACGGTCGAGGACTTGCCGTGGACGACTGACGGCGCGTGGCCAACCGGGGCACCGTGGACAGCACACAGCGCCTGGTGACCCAGACACACCCCCAGCGTCGGCTTCGCCAGCGACTCGAAGATCGGCATCGAGACGCCCGCCGCCTGGGGCGTGCCTGGGCCGGGCGAAACGACGATCGCGTCGGGGTCGATCTCGCGGATGTCCGCGAGGTCAACGGCGTCGTTGCGCCTGACGAGAACCTCGCCATCGACGGCTGGCAGCCACGCGTCGGTCGTCACCACCTCGCCGACGTACTGGACGAGGTTGTACGCGAACGAATCGTAGTTGTCGACGACGAGGACCGTCACGTGTCGGCCCCCCGGCCTGTGGTCGTCTCCCTGTCGCCAGTGACGCCGACCTCGCGGTCCAGGGCGTCTCCGACTGCCTTGACCAGCCCGCGGGCCTTATCGAGCGTCTCGTCGTACTCCCGATCGGGGACGGAGTCGGCGACGATACCGGCCCCGACGCGCAAGTGATACTCCCCCTGGTGTCGGACCAGCGTCCGGATGATGATGTTCAGCGTCGCTCGGTCGTCGAACCCGAAGATCCCTATACTGCCTGTGTATGGACCGCGCCACGTCGCCTCAACCTCGTCGATGATCGCCATCGTCCGGGGTTTGGGTGCGCCGGTGATCGTCCCGCCAGGGAAGACGGCCCGGATCGCGTCGGCCAGATCCTGACCGGCCCGGAGGCGTCCCTCGACCAGCGAGACGAGATGCATGACTTCCGAGTACCGGTCGATGCGACGATACTCCGTGACGTCGACGCTTCCGAACTGGCTGACTTTGCCCAGGTCGTTGCGTTCGAGATCGACCAGCATCGCGTGCTCGGCACGTTCTTTCTCGTCTGTACGCAGGTCGGCTTCCAGGCCCTGGTCGCGGTCCGGCGTCTCGCCGCGAGGCCGGGTACCGGCGATCGGTTCAGTTACCAACCGGTCACCGTCCCGATCCAAGAGGAGTTCCGGACTCGCGCTGACGAGATCCGCGTCCGGGAACTCGAGCAGCCCCGAGTAAGGTGCCGGATTGACTGCTCGGAGCGCCGCAAACGTCGTCACCGGGTGGACCGCGGCGGGTGCCCGGAGTCGATGGGAGACGTTCGCCTGGAAGGTATCACCGTCACGGACGTACTGTTTGACGCGATCGACGCGATCGCTAAACGCCTCGCGACCGCAGTCACTCTCGAAGTGGACCGGACCCTCGACGGCCGGTTGCTCGATCGTCGGATCGCCGTCGTGTGCGCGTCGGGCCAACGTGAGTGCCGTCTCTCGGCCGCCCTCGAAGGCAGCGTCTGGATCGTCACCGACGCGTGGACAGACCGTCACGTGGAGAGTCACCGGCGAGTCGGCCGGTTCGCGCCAGGCGACCAGCGCGTCGTAGATGCCGACCTGCACACGCGGCAGGTTGCGGTCGCGTTCGGCGTCCGTGGGAAGGTCCTCGATTTCACGGGCGAGATCGTAGGAGAGCCACCCGATTGCCCCGCAGGGATACGGGACTGCACAGTCGCCCCGGACGAGGGACTCGTCGGCCAGTCGCTCGACCAGTGTCTCGATCGCCTGGCCGTCCGGCCCGACAGTCAGCCACTCGACGGGATCGACGCCGAAGTAACTCCAGCCCTCGGCGCCGCCGCTGGTTTCGAGAACGCAGCCGCCCGGCCCGTCACGGGCCCGACGGTAGGCTGTAAACGGGTCATCGACCGTCGTCCGCACCTCGATCGGGACGCGTGCCGTTGGGGTAGCATCGGACGCGAGGTCTCGGAACGTCGCCCGGTCAGTTACCAGCCGCGGCTCGGTCATCACGAAGAGTCAAGCAGGGCAACGACTACCGTGTTGCGGTCGATGTACTATTCGCCGGCCCGGTCGATCCACGTTGTGACGCGTGATTGAGCGATGCCTGTCTGCTCTGAGAGGGTGCCGGCGTCTGCCGCGGCCAGGTCGCCGACCGTCTCGACGTCTGCATCGGCCAGTCGTTCGGCGTAGGCCGGGCCAATACCCTTGATCGACTGGACGTCTTCGGTCGCGGTTCCATCGGGTTCAGGCGCCGTCTGGCTGGCTTCGGCGGCCGATTCGGGCTCGTCTGCGGTCGATTCTGATTCCGCAGCCGATGTCGTAGTCAGTTCGTCGTCGGCTGCCGTCGCTGTCTCCTCACTGGCGTCGGATGTCGTCTCGTCGGCCTCGTCGTCGGTCCCTTTCACCGCGTCCTCGGTCGTCGTGTCCGGTTGACGTTCGACCGTGACGCCGACGTCCTGTGCCGTCGATTCGTCACTCGAAGTCGACCGACCACCCTGACGCCGAGAGGTGTCCAATCCCAGGGCAGCCTTGATCCGTTCGATGAGTCCCATGTACGGTGATACGACCGCCACGACTTAAAGCCGTCCACGTTGACCGTCCGGCTACAACGCACGGCGGAGTGTTTCGTTCATCGCCTCGACTGGCGCGTCCCGACCGGTCCAGCGCTCGAACGCTTCGACACCTTGATAGAGGAGCATCCACGCGCCGTCGACGGTTTTCGCGCCTGCCGCGGCAGCATCGCGCAGCAATCGTGTTTCAAGCGGGCTGTAGACGGCATCCAAGACGGCAAGTCCGTCGTGGAGGGCGTCGGCCGGAACCGGCGATCGGTCCTCGTCCATCCCGACGCTGGTGGCGTTGACCAGCACGTCGGCGTCGGCGAGGAGCGCACCCAACTCGTCGAGGCTGTGGCCACTTGCCCCGGGGACATCCGCCGCCAGGTCGTGGGCTGTCTCGACGGTCCGGTTGGCGATCGAAACTGTCAGGCCTTCGTCTGCGAGGCCGAAGGCAACCGCCCGGCCGGCACCGCCCGCGCCGACGACGACAGCCGACCCCGCCAGCGTGACATCGTGGTTCTGTAGCGCACGCACCGCCCCGATCGCGTCGGTGTTGTGCCCGGTCGGGGCTTGGCCAGTCAAGTCGATCGTGTTGACGGCCCCGATGCGGGCAGCCAGGTCGTCCGGCTGGACGGCCTCGAGGACGGCCTGCTTGAACGGGATCGTCACGTTCAGTCCCGAGATGCCGAGTGTCTGGGCCGCCGCGACGGCCTCAGGGGCCTCGTCTACGGGCGGTTCGAACGTGACGTATCGGGCATCGAGGCCGAGTTCGTCGTAGCCAGCCTCGTGCATCGGCGGCGACAGTGAGTGCTCGACCGGATTGCCGATGAGTCCGTAGACATCCATGGACCGAGCAACGACGGGGACGACCAAAACCGCGGCGATTGGGCCAGAGAACGGATAGGGCCACGGCCCACACGCGACGTGTGAGAAACTGCCACGCCGATCTCGACTCCGCAAGACATTATTTCTGAGGGGCGAGACGTCTGGACGTGTCTCGTTTACGCCATCCGCTGACTGCTGTCGCCGCGGCCGTCGCACTGTCGCTGCCGTGGGTGGTCGTCGAGGGGTCTCGCCTCGCAGCCGCGACCGCATGGATACCGATCGGGACTGGGCTCTCACTGTCGACCGGGTTGACGGTGCTGGTGACGGGGCTTGCCGTCGTCGGTGCGTCCTTCCTGCTCGCCTGGGGAGCCGAGACTGCCGAGAAAGACGTCCCGCGGGCGTTCGCGCTGGCCGTCCTTGCAGTGCTTGCCGTCGCCCCGGAATACGCCGTCGACGCGCTGTACGCCTGGCAGGCAGGGGCGGGCGCCGGAACGGCCGCGGGCGCCGAGGCCGGCAACCTCGCCATCGCGAACATGACCGGGGCCAACCGAATCTTGATCGGGTTGGGCTGGTCCGGGATCGCCATGTTCACCGTCTATCGGGCCTATCAGGTTCGAGACGACAACGTCGAGAAGCGATCGGGGTTCCTCGCGGACATCGTCACGCTCGATAAGGCCTTGACGACCGAGATTACGTTCCTCTGGCTGGCGACACTGTGGGCCTTTTTGGTCCCGCTGGGCGGCGGCATCGACCTGATCGACACCGTTGTCCTCGTTGGCCTGTACGTGAGCTACATCCTCGTCATCATCCGGTCGGGCATCGAAACGGAGGACGAACAGATCGGCGTCCCTGGCTACCTGCAATCCTACCGCAAGCCCAAGCGGATCGCAACCGTACTCGGGCTGTTCATCTACTCGGGCATCATGATCCTGATCGCCGTCGAGCCCTTCGCCCACGGACTCGAGAAGCTCGGTCTCCAGTACGGCGTACCGAAGTTCTTCATGATCCAATGGATCGCCCCGCTTGCCAGTGAGTCCCCCGAGTTGATCGTCGTCGTCTATCTGGTCAACAAGGCCCGATCCTCGGCCGGGTTCAACGCCCTGATCTCCTCGAAGCTCAACCAGTGGACGCTACTGATCGGGACACTCGCGATCGTCTACTCCATCGCAGCCGGGCATCTCGGGGTCCTCGAATTCGACTACAAACAGAGCCTGGAGATCTGGATTACCGCTGCCCAGTCGTTCTTCGCGCTGGCGATCCTGGTCAACTTCAACATCAGCCTCCGGGAGGCAGTTTCGTTGCTCGTGTTGTTCGCCAGCCAAGTGTTCGCCGAGTTCATGGTGTTGAACGTCCTCTCGCTGGCCCATCCCGAAGCAGTCAGCCACCAGATCCTGCTCGGCTACACTGCAGTCTACCTCATCGCCGGGCTAGGGCTGTTCGTCCACCGCCGGCAGGCGGTCACGGAGATGCTCGCGATGACGGCCGAAGTGGTCCAGACGGCGTTTGGCCGACGGAGTGACTTCGAGCGCCTCGACGAGCCATGACCGACGCCACGGACCACACAGTCGGGATCGTCGTCTCGGCGGCCGACCGCGCGTCCGAACACATCCACGACCACCTGCTCGATCTGGCAGACTGGACGATCACCGAAGACACCGACCACCCCGCAGCCGACGGGGGAGGGGACGTCTTCCGGACCGGCGGCTTCGAGATGCGGACCTTCGAGGAGTGGCACCTGGAACTCGACGGCGTAGCAACGGTCTTCGACGATCCGGATCTCGTCGTCTTCGCCTCCCGCCACTCCGGCGAGACCGGGGCGCTGTTGACGGCCCACCACACGGGCAACTTCGGACCAGCCGAGTACGGCGGCGAGGAGCGCGCTCTCGCCCGCGCCGCACCGAACGCACAGAGCCAGGTCGTCGAGGCGCTGGCTACCCACGCCCCCGAAGCCTACGAAGTCGGGATGGAATGTACCCACCACGGTCCGACGGACGTGGGGGTCCCCTCGCTGTTCGTCGAAGTCGGGAGC
The sequence above is drawn from the Halorhabdus sp. CBA1104 genome and encodes:
- the pabB gene encoding aminodeoxychorismate synthase, component I, encoding MTEPRLVTDRATFRDLASDATPTARVPIEVRTTVDDPFTAYRRARDGPGGCVLETSGGAEGWSYFGVDPVEWLTVGPDGQAIETLVERLADESLVRGDCAVPYPCGAIGWLSYDLAREIEDLPTDAERDRNLPRVQVGIYDALVAWREPADSPVTLHVTVCPRVGDDPDAAFEGGRETALTLARRAHDGDPTIEQPAVEGPVHFESDCGREAFSDRVDRVKQYVRDGDTFQANVSHRLRAPAAVHPVTTFAALRAVNPAPYSGLLEFPDADLVSASPELLLDRDGDRLVTEPIAGTRPRGETPDRDQGLEADLRTDEKERAEHAMLVDLERNDLGKVSQFGSVDVTEYRRIDRYSEVMHLVSLVEGRLRAGQDLADAIRAVFPGGTITGAPKPRTMAIIDEVEATWRGPYTGSIGIFGFDDRATLNIIIRTLVRHQGEYHLRVGAGIVADSVPDREYDETLDKARGLVKAVGDALDREVGVTGDRETTTGRGADT
- a CDS encoding shikimate dehydrogenase, whose translation is MDVYGLIGNPVEHSLSPPMHEAGYDELGLDARYVTFEPPVDEAPEAVAAAQTLGISGLNVTIPFKQAVLEAVQPDDLAARIGAVNTIDLTGQAPTGHNTDAIGAVRALQNHDVTLAGSAVVVGAGGAGRAVAFGLADEGLTVSIANRTVETAHDLAADVPGASGHSLDELGALLADADVLVNATSVGMDEDRSPVPADALHDGLAVLDAVYSPLETRLLRDAAAAGAKTVDGAWMLLYQGVEAFERWTGRDAPVEAMNETLRRAL
- a CDS encoding sodium:calcium antiporter → MSRLRHPLTAVAAAVALSLPWVVVEGSRLAAATAWIPIGTGLSLSTGLTVLVTGLAVVGASFLLAWGAETAEKDVPRAFALAVLAVLAVAPEYAVDALYAWQAGAGAGTAAGAEAGNLAIANMTGANRILIGLGWSGIAMFTVYRAYQVRDDNVEKRSGFLADIVTLDKALTTEITFLWLATLWAFLVPLGGGIDLIDTVVLVGLYVSYILVIIRSGIETEDEQIGVPGYLQSYRKPKRIATVLGLFIYSGIMILIAVEPFAHGLEKLGLQYGVPKFFMIQWIAPLASESPELIVVVYLVNKARSSAGFNALISSKLNQWTLLIGTLAIVYSIAAGHLGVLEFDYKQSLEIWITAAQSFFALAILVNFNISLREAVSLLVLFASQVFAEFMVLNVLSLAHPEAVSHQILLGYTAVYLIAGLGLFVHRRQAVTEMLAMTAEVVQTAFGRRSDFERLDEP
- a CDS encoding aminodeoxychorismate/anthranilate synthase component II is translated as MTVLVVDNYDSFAYNLVQYVGEVVTTDAWLPAVDGEVLVRRNDAVDLADIREIDPDAIVVSPGPGTPQAAGVSMPIFESLAKPTLGVCLGHQALCAVHGAPVGHAPSVVHGKSSTVSHDGEGVFTDLPQGFDVGRYHSLAVDHDDLPGCLVETAHTDDERSVVMGVRHRSKPHVGVQFHPESILTDHGKAMIAAFLKRYVH
- a CDS encoding helix-hairpin-helix domain-containing protein, which codes for MGLIERIKAALGLDTSRRQGGRSTSSDESTAQDVGVTVERQPDTTTEDAVKGTDDEADETTSDASEETATAADDELTTTSAAESESTADEPESAAEASQTAPEPDGTATEDVQSIKGIGPAYAERLADADVETVGDLAAADAGTLSEQTGIAQSRVTTWIDRAGE